DNA from Geobacter sulfurreducens PCA:
GAAGGTCATGGTGATAGGGATTGTCGTGAGTCTCCCCCACATAGATCACCTTGCCCGCCTTTAGATCCCGCAGCATCTCCTCGAAGCTGATCTCCTTGCGATCCTTGATCCGCACGATCAGATCATGACTGAAGCAGGTACGTGCCACCACCGCAGTGAGGGCCAGCACCAGCGCAATGCCGGCGAATGTTCCCAATCGCTTCATGCTTCCTCCCGAATGACGTCGCGTCATCCTATCTGTCAACCTGCCGGTCAAACGTTACCACGCTGGTTTCGCTGAGCGCCGGGGGAGTTTCCTTCACCCGGTTGTCCCCGCCCGAAAAAACGAGCACCCCGTAGCGCCCGTAATGGGTGATCTTGAGGGCTGCCGCACCGGCGGCAGCCGGGGAGAGGGAATGAAGGAACGCCGTTACCCGGCCCGGCGCGTCGGGCCGGTTGGCGACCGCGAAGAGCATGTCGCCGGCTCCGGCATATGTCGTGCCGTCCACGACAAAGGTGCCGGCAGACGCTGAAACGCCGTGGGGCAGCGGCGACCGGATACCAGTCGTCCCGGGAACGCCGCAAAAAAGAATGTCGCGACCGGCCAGGGCCGCGGCATTGAGCTGGTCCTGCCGGATCAGCGGAGCCTCCGCCTGGCCGAGAGAGCGGAGAAGAAGCGCCAGAGTATCCCTGTCAGCACCGCAGCCGGGCGACGTCACGACCGTCAGGGCCATGCTCCCCTTGATCCTGTTCACCGTTGCCGGGAGTTCCTCCGGTGATAGAAGTCGAAAGGTATCCGCCTCGGGATCGAGCGTAACCCGCTCGGGCGGCCCGCTCACATCGACCGTAAAGGCAGTTCGCCCCCTCGTTGGCTCCACCAGAATGTCCCGGGACGTGCCGCCGGCGTCCACCCGCACCCGCACCCGCCCAGGAAACGCATCACCCACCTGCCGGACCACCCCGCTCACGAGCCAGCCATCCCCGCCCTGCCGCCGCTCCACATCGGTCAGGGCGAGTCGGGGACCGCCGGTCCGTTCAAGCCACGGGTTCATGAACGAAACCATGTCGCGGCCAGAGGCGCGGGAAAAGGCCAGGGCGAAATCGTCCCAGGATGCCGCCTTGAACCGGAACTCACGAAAAACCTGCCTGAGGGCGCCGAAAAAGGCATCGTCACCAATTTCCCGGCGGACCATGTGAAACAGCATGGATCCCTTGCCGTAGCCGATGGTGCGGGAGGCCGGATCGACCCGTCCCATGAACCGCCGTAGCGGGAAATCCTCTCCTGGGGACACCAGCGAGGCATAGTCGGCCAGGAGGCGGTAGCGGTAGTCACGCCCATCCCGGGCCGACTTCCGCTCTTCCAGCAAGTAGTCCGCCAGGTAGGTGACGAGTCCCTCGGACCAGTTGCCCTTCTCGTAGGCCACCAGCACGCCGTTGCCCCACCAGCAGTGAGCAATCTCATGGGGGAGGCTCGTATGGACGATGAAGGGAAGCCGGATGACCGTGCCGCCGATGAGGGTGTAGGACGGGAAACCGTAACCGGTGGGGAAGAAGTTCTCCACCACGGCGAATTTCTCAAAGGGATAGGGGCCGAATTTCTCCGCGTAGAACCGGAGGTAGCCGGCGGACGCCTCAAGATAGCGGTCGGCGAGCACCGCGTTTTCAGGGTAGAGGTAGGTGTAGAGAGGGATGCCGTCCACGTTCCGCTCGGCAACCACGTAGGAGCCCGCCGACAGCGACAGGGCCTCGGCGGGATGTTCCTCCTCCCAGACCGAGGTGGTGACGCCGCCGGCCGTTTCCCTGACAGCGCGCCGACCGGCGGTCACGGCCTCGATGCCCGCGGGAGCCTCGACGGTAACGATGCGGCGGCCCGGCGGAGCCGCCGGTTCCGGATACCAGCCCGCGCCGCTGCCGAGATAAGTCCCCCGCTCGGCAACCACGGCGTTCACCCCGTAAGAGGGGTCCTCCGTCACGACCGGCCGCTCCGGGGCCGGATCATTGAATATACAGCGGTAGGCAACCGTCACCCGTCGCTCGCCGGTGCCCGCGGACAGATTCAGCCGGAGCGTCCCCCCCTCCCTGCGGAAAGGGATGTCGCGGCCGTCCAGGCGCACGGCTTCGAGCCTGGCCGCGCCGTTGAGGGCAAGGCTGAACTCCCCGGCAGCACCGGGGGCGAGATACAGGGTGCTTTCACCGACGACGAGATGCTGCGGCGGCACGAGCCGCACGGCAATCTCCTGCCGGACGACGCGCACTTCTCCCCGTGCCGAACAGGCGACAAGGAGCATGGCGACCAGAATGGCCGAAAGGGCGATGTAAGGTTTCATGGTCAACAACTATACCATCAAACCGGCCGATACCAAGGGCTGCCCCGGAAGCCCGCCCCGCCGCATGACCGGAACCGCGGGGCGGGGAGACATTCCTCCCGGATCAGCTACGGTCCGGCGTTCCCCTCCTGCTTCACATAGCGGTACGTTGCCCGTTTTTCACCTGCCAGGGCAAGGATATCAGCCCGCGACGCCTTCCAGACGCCGTCCTCCCGAACGAGGCGGATGGCCCGCGTCACGTGATTGGTGCCGCCCGGTCCTCCCTCCAGGCCGAAGCTGGCCCGGACGGAGACGGAATCAGTGCCGCGCACCATCACCCGAACCTCCTGCATCTTCTCCCAGCAGCACGCCGGTCGGCGCGAGGCTCCGGCAAGGCGGCGCGCAAATGCTTCGCGACTCCCGCCCCCGGTGATGCTCGTCCGTTCGTAGAGGGCATCGTAGTTACCGTCGCGCCAGAGATCGAGGATCGACTCCAGGGCCAGCCGTACCTCTGATTCGGCAACCGGCGTCGCCTGCCGAGCCGCGAAGGCGTGAGTTGTCGCGAGCACGGCCGTCAGAAACAGAGTCAGTCGAATGAGCGTCATGAAATCCCTCCATGGATTAATGTGCTCTCACCATAGCGAATCTCCCGCCCCCCCGCAAGCCCTTTCCCGACCCGGCATGGGACAGGCGGCCACGCATCGTTACAGTCGCCTGTCCACGGACGCCGCCACGAGCCGCAACTTTGCCATAAGCGCGTCGAATTTCTTCGGCTTGAGCGACTGGGGCCCATCGGACGACGCACGCTCGGGATCGGGATGCACCTCGATCATGAGCCCGTCCGCGCCGGCGGCAACAGCTGCCAGGGCCATGGGTGCCACATAGTGATAGTTTCCGGTGCCGTGGGAAGGATCGGCAATGACCGGCAGATGGGTCATCTGCTTCAACACCGGAATGGCCGAGAGATCCAGCGTGTTGCGGGTGGCGGTCTCGAAGGTGCGGATACCGCGTTCGCAGAGGATAACCGACTGATTCCCTTCACTCATGACATACTCGGCGCTCATGAGGAACTCCTGGATGGTCATGGACATGCCCCGCTTGAGGAGCACCGGGCGCCGAAGCTGCCCCACCTTCTTGAGCAGGGCAAAGTTCTGGGCATTGCGGGCTCCGATCTGGAGAATGTCGGAGTACTCGGACACCAGTTCGGCCGTCTCGGGATTGACCACCTCGGTCACGATGGGGAGACCCGTCTCCTCGCGCGCCTTGGCCAGCAGCTTGAGCCCTTCCTCTTCGAGTCCCTGGAAGGAGTAGGGAGAGGTGCGCGGCTTGAACGCTCCGCCCCGAAGCACCTGGGCGCCGGCCGCCTTTACCGCCCTGGCCGTCTCGATAATCATGGCCTCTCCCTCGACCGAACAGGGACCGGCCATGACAATGACTTCAGGGCCGCCGATGACCACGGTATCCGTAATGGCGACAACACTCGGTTCGGGCTTCACCTCCCTTGATGCCAGCTTGTACGGCTTCAGGATCGGCACCACGCTCTCCACGCCGTGCATGGATTCGACGCCCTGAAGGACCAACTTGCCCCGCTCGTCCCCCACGGCCCCGATCACGTCCCGCGTGGTGCCATGGATGACATGGGGCTTGTAGCCCAGCTCCCTGATCCGCCTGATTACCTCGTCCCGGTCTTTTTTTGCCGCTCCCGCTTTCATGACGATGATCATCCCTTCCTCCCGTGGTGTCCCGAAAGACAAAAGGCCGGAGGATTTCTCCCCCGGCCCAGTGGTGCTGCAGTATTGGTCTTGAAAACTGAAAAGCCGGGGGTGGTTTCCTGTCCACCCTCGGCTTCCGGTTTAGTGTATGGTGTGTGCTTCCCCTACGACAAACCCCTACCCTGGGCAGACGGCCTAAAATAAAAGCCGTACCAAAAGTAAAAGCTCTCGTAGAAGTAGAAGCCCGAATTCATCATGAATCGTATAGTTGCCGATCCGGCAGGACATTGTCAAGCATTAATTCGTAATGGATACGCCATTGGTTCGATTTCTGCTTTATTCTTTCCAGGTGCCTCGTCGCAACGGGACATTAACGCATTTTCAACCACTTAACCACGCACAGCCGAACAAGACACTCACGACTGAGACCATGCCGAGGCAACCGGTGGTTATAGTTTAGGCACCCGTGACGGCCCGGCAGGAAGGAGCATCCAGACATGAGAACAGCTCAATCGGGCGACATCGTCTTCATTCACTACATCGGTACCCTGGACAACGGCAGAATCTTCGACAGCACCACCGACGAGGCGCCACTGCGCTTCACCATTGGCAAAAACGAAATCTTTCCCGCCCTGGAGCGCCAAATCATCGGCATGCGGCCGGGCGAGGCCAGGAACATCCTGATCGCCGCCGCAGACGCCTATGGTCCGCGCCGGGCGGAAAACATGCTGACCCTGGGGCGGGACTCCTTCCCCGCGGACCGTCCCATCTCGGTTGGTCAGAAACTGCGCCTTGAGTTCAACGGCAGCGCCGAGCGGGTCATGCTTGTGGTGGAGGTGACCGACGCCCATGTGGTTCTGGATGGTAATCATCCCCTGGCCGGTTGCGACCTGACCTTTGCGCTCCGGCTCGACGGAATCGAAAACGCCTGAGCGGGCTATGGTCCGGCAACGGTGACCGCTCGATTAATTCGTTGCCCGCCGTCGGCAGCTGTGTTAACTGTTTCACCGGAACAAGGAGAAGACGATGGGAGCTCTACGCTGCGTCGTCGGCCCTGAATCGGTGAGAATGCTGCAGTTGGGGCATCCCTGGATCATAGCCGACGCCTATACGAAAAAGTGGCCCGCCGGCTCGGCCGGCGATCTGGTGGAACTGGTGGATGCCTCGGGGCGTTTTCTCGCAACGGCCCTGCTGGACCCGGGCGAGCGCATTGTGGCGCGGGTACTGGGAGGGAAAGGACTCCGCCTTGGAGAAAGGTGGCTGGCACAACGGTTGGAAGACGCCCTGGAGCTGCGGCGGTCCCATGTCCCCCTTGAGGAGACCGATGCCTACCGGCTTGTGAACGGCGAAGGGGACGGTCTGCCGGGCATCACGGTGGACCGCTACGGCGACTACCTGATGGTTCAGCTTTACTGCGGGGGGTGGCGACCGCACCTGCCGGAACTGACCCGGGTGCTGGCCGGGGCCCTGAAACCGGCCGGCATCTATGAAAAAACCCGCCCCCGCAACACGCGGGAGCTGGAAGCGGTTAGCGACACCAAGCGTTATGGGCGGCTCCTGGCCGGGACATCCGCACCGCCACGGCTGCCCGTGCGGGAAAACGGTCTGACCTTTCTGGTCGAACTGGAGCGGGGTCTGAACACCGGCCTTTTCCTGGACCAGCGCGCCAACCGCCGCCAGTTAATGGCCCGGACCGCCGGCAAGCGGGTGCTCAATCTCTTCGCCTATACCGGCGCCTTTTCCGTGGCAGCCGCGGCGGGCGGAGCGAGCCGCGTGACAAGCGTGGATGCCTCTCCCACCTACACCGACTGGGCAAAGGCCCATTTCGAGGCAAACCGCCTCAATCCCAAGCGCCACGAATTCATTGTGGGCGACTGCATGGACACCCTGGCGGAGCTCGCCCGCCGGCAGGAGCGTTTCGACATCGTCCTGATGGACCCCCCTTCCTTCTCAACCACGTCGAAAAGCCGCTTCACCACGCGCGGCGGCACCTCTGACCTTGTTGCCGCTTCGCTTCCCCTGCTGGCGGAAGGTGGGCTCCTGATCACCTCATCCAACCACCAGAAGGTGGATATGGCCGACTACCTCAAGGAATTGCGCCGCGGAGCGCTCCAGGCAGGCAGCACCGTGCGCGTGATCTCCCTGGCCGGCCAGCCTGAAGATTTCCCCTACCCGGTCACTTTTCCCGAAGGGCGCTATCTGAAATATGTCGTCAGTGTCAAGGGAAGGACGTAACGGGTGCGTTACGTCCCGTGGGCTATCGCGGGGCAAGAGAACCGGCGGGTGCAGGACCGACAGGGCACATGAAAAGTCGCACCCAGAAGGGGATTGCGGGCGGAAACTGGTCGGAGGTAATGCTAGGGCACCCGGACGATTACATCCCCCGGCCTCACCGCCCCCCCTGTCAGAACCCGGGCAAAAATGCCCTCCTTGGGCATGACGCAGTCGCCGGCCTGATAGTAGATGGCACAGCGGGTGTGGCATTCCTTGCCGATCTGGGTGACTTCGAGGAGCGTCTCCCCCACCGTCAAACGCGCCCCCACCGGTAGCGCCGGCAGGTCGATCCCCTCGGTGGTGATGTTCTCGGCAAAATCGCCGCTATCCACGTCGAGCCCCATGGCCCGCATCTTGTCGATGCTCTCCTTGGCCAGAAGGCTCACCTGGCGGTGCCAGTCGCCGGCATGGGCGTCGCCCACAACACCGTGGTTCTCCCGCAACTCCACGCCCGTCACCGGCGTCTTGCGCTCCCCCTTGTTCCTGCTGATACAGACGGCAACTACTCTCGCTGACATGAAACCCTCTCGTTGTGGTGCTTCCGGCACTGTTATCCGCCGATCTTCGCCATGGAAAACGCCTGGTGCTCCGCTTTGCATGCGCTCATGCCGTGGCGCTCGGGCTTGACCCCCACGATTCGCCGCAGCGCCTCCTGAAGGATAATCGGATCGCTGGTTTCGAGGAACGGACGCAGGTCGAACCCTTCATCCGAGAAGAGACAGCTCTTGGCCATGCCGGTCGAGGTGACCCTGACGCGGTTACAATCGCCGCAGAAGTGCCCGGAAACGGCGGTTATCACGCCGAGTGTCCCGGCAGCGCCACGAATCCTGAAATCCCTGGACGGTCCGGCACATGCCCCTTTCTCCACCGGCTCCAGCTCGTACGATGCGGAGATCCGGTCGAGGATTTCCCGGCCAGGCACCGTCAGGGACTGCCAGTTGTTCTCCCGCGTGGCCGGCATGTACTCGATGAAACGCACCGTGCAGGGACGGTCAATGGTGAGGCGGGCAAAATCGGCCACTTCACCGTCATTGACACCGCGCATGACCACCATATTGATCTTGGGAGGAGGAAAACCGGCCGCGTCGGCGGCGGCGATGCCGTCGAGCACCCGTTGCAGCTCTCCGATCCTGGTGATGGCCCGGAAGGTGTCGGCCCTGAGCGAGTCAAGGCTGATGTTGAGCCGCTGGACACCCGCGCTCCGGAGATCGGCCGCCATCTCCGGCAACAAGAGACCATTGGTAGTGAGGACCAGCTGCCGAAGCCCCTCAATGGCGGCAATGCGGGCCAGGAACGGCACGATTCCCTTGCGGACCAGGGGTTCGCCGCCGGTGATCCGGATCTTCTCGATGCCTATGGCAACGGCGGCCCGGGCAATGCGGAAAAGGTCCTCGTAGGAAAGGATGTCGCCATGGGCGAGCTTTTCCACCCCCTCGGCCGGCATGCAGTAACTGCAGCGGAGATTGCACCTGTCGGTGACCGAGAGGCGGAGATAGTTGATGCGGCGACCAAAGCTGTCAATGAGTTCCATGGGAAATCCAGGCGAAAAGGTACGACGTTGCATTTTTGTTACTATAGCAGAATGACCCGTGATAGAGGTGAGCGTATACGGAACCGTCAACTCCGTTGCGTAAGAAACCGCTCCTCCACGAAGTCTGCCACCTGCTTCGGATCATTCAGGTCCAGGACCGGCACGTCCAGCTCCAGGGGCTCGTCGCTCGCCACCGCCAGCAGCGTCGGGTCATGCTGCTCGCCCCGGCAGAGCAGCGTTGTGCTCCGCTCCCGGCGGTGTACCTCGATCTTGGGAAGGCCGCTCTTCTTGAACCCCTCGGTTATGATGATGTCAACATCGCCGAAGTAGGTGGCGATCAACTCCTCGATGGGCGGAGAAACCTCGTGCTTCTTCACCACGGCCAGCTTTTCGGGCGAAGAGATGAGCATTGTGTCAGCCCCGGCAGCAGTAAGGCGATAGCTGTCCTTGCCCGGGTGATCGATATCGAAGCGGTGGGCGTCGTGCTTGATGGCGCCGACCCGATAGCCGCGGGACTTCAACTCGGCGATGACCTTCTCCAGAAGCGTGGTTTTGCCGGTCCCGGACTTTGCCACGAACGATATGGCCTTGGCCATTGGTGCCTCCTCCCGTTGCCTGATGTGCTCGAACTCTGATGGCGTATTGACATTGACGAACGTCCGTTCCGGGGCAGCGAGACCGGCCAGTTCCGCCATCGTAACCTGACGGGTCCGCACCTCGGGGTAGAAATCGTAGATTCGGCAGTTTCCCTGCCGCAGCATCCGTTCCACCGCCGGAAGACAACCCGTGCCGTACACGGCGAAGAGGGGTTCGAATCCTCCGTCGGTGCGCGGCACCACCACGTCGTAACCTGACCGCAGGGAGCAAAGATGCGCGATTACCCGGGAATCGGGCCACGGCACGTCACATGCCGCAACGAACACGTACGGCGTCCCGGCCCGGGCGAGGCCCGTGTGGAGACCACCAAGGGCGCTGCCGGGGTGAATATCGGAAATCACCTCTACACCGAACTCCCGAAAGCGCTCCCCCCGGTCGCCCACCAGCACGGTCCGGGCAAAAACCCGGCGGAAGGCTTCGATCACTCGCGCCACAAGAGGCGCACCACCCAGGGAGAGGAGAGCCTTGTCACGCCCCATGCGGCGGCTCCGGCCGCCCACGAGGATTACGCCGGTCACGTCGGAGAGGAGAGCATTGTCCATGAACGGATTGTACGGGGGCGACGGTCGAAGAGTCAAAGGGCAATGTAGAATACGGCGCCCCGACCCTCTTCGGCTTCGGCCCAGACCCGTCCGCCGTGGCGGCTCACAATCCTGTGCACGGTAGCCAAGCCGATGCCGGTCCCCTCGAATTCATCGTCCCGGTGGAGCCGTTGGAAGGGCCGGAATAACTTGTCGACATACCGCATGTTGAAACCGGTGCCATTGTCCCGGATGAAGCAGGCAGTAACACCGCCTACCTCTGCCGTGCCGAATTCGATGAGTGCCCGGGGGCGCATGCCGGTATACTTCAAGGCATTGCCCAGCAGGTTTTCCAGAGCGATCCGCAGCAACTTCCGATCTCCCCGAACAGTGACGCCGGCGGCAATGGCAAACTCCACCGAGCGGGCTGCCTCCCGCTGCTGCAGCTCCTCCGCCACCTCAGCCACCAGGGCGCTCAGATCAATCTCCTCCCATACCAGTTCGCTGCGGGTTACCCGGTACAGAGCAAGCAGATCGTCGATCAACTCCCCCATCCGCACCGCTGCCGCGCCGATCCGGGAAAAATAGACCGGAGAGGGCGGCGGGAGGCGGTCGTCGCACTCCTCACGGATGACGGCGCAATAGCCGTTGATGGCCCGGAGTGGTGCCCGGAGGTCGTGGGCAACGGTATAGCAGAACGCCTCCAACTCCTGGTTGGCAACCTCCAGCAGGGCAGCCTGCCGTTGTTCCCGGGCCAGGTGCTCGGCGTTGTGAATGCTGATGCCGATCACCGGCGCAATCCCCATAAGGAGGCTCAGGTCGCTCTGGAGCAGCGGCCTGCCGGTGCGTATCGTATCCACCGCCAGTACGCCGAGGGATTGCCCCTCGCAAACAATGGG
Protein-coding regions in this window:
- a CDS encoding M1 family metallopeptidase; translated protein: MKPYIALSAILVAMLLVACSARGEVRVVRQEIAVRLVPPQHLVVGESTLYLAPGAAGEFSLALNGAARLEAVRLDGRDIPFRREGGTLRLNLSAGTGERRVTVAYRCIFNDPAPERPVVTEDPSYGVNAVVAERGTYLGSGAGWYPEPAAPPGRRIVTVEAPAGIEAVTAGRRAVRETAGGVTTSVWEEEHPAEALSLSAGSYVVAERNVDGIPLYTYLYPENAVLADRYLEASAGYLRFYAEKFGPYPFEKFAVVENFFPTGYGFPSYTLIGGTVIRLPFIVHTSLPHEIAHCWWGNGVLVAYEKGNWSEGLVTYLADYLLEERKSARDGRDYRYRLLADYASLVSPGEDFPLRRFMGRVDPASRTIGYGKGSMLFHMVRREIGDDAFFGALRQVFREFRFKAASWDDFALAFSRASGRDMVSFMNPWLERTGGPRLALTDVERRQGGDGWLVSGVVRQVGDAFPGRVRVRVDAGGTSRDILVEPTRGRTAFTVDVSGPPERVTLDPEADTFRLLSPEELPATVNRIKGSMALTVVTSPGCGADRDTLALLLRSLGQAEAPLIRQDQLNAAALAGRDILFCGVPGTTGIRSPLPHGVSASAGTFVVDGTTYAGAGDMLFAVANRPDAPGRVTAFLHSLSPAAAGAAALKITHYGRYGVLVFSGGDNRVKETPPALSETSVVTFDRQVDR
- the aroF gene encoding 3-deoxy-7-phosphoheptulonate synthase is translated as MIIVMKAGAAKKDRDEVIRRIRELGYKPHVIHGTTRDVIGAVGDERGKLVLQGVESMHGVESVVPILKPYKLASREVKPEPSVVAITDTVVIGGPEVIVMAGPCSVEGEAMIIETARAVKAAGAQVLRGGAFKPRTSPYSFQGLEEEGLKLLAKAREETGLPIVTEVVNPETAELVSEYSDILQIGARNAQNFALLKKVGQLRRPVLLKRGMSMTIQEFLMSAEYVMSEGNQSVILCERGIRTFETATRNTLDLSAIPVLKQMTHLPVIADPSHGTGNYHYVAPMALAAVAAGADGLMIEVHPDPERASSDGPQSLKPKKFDALMAKLRLVAASVDRRL
- a CDS encoding FKBP-type peptidyl-prolyl cis-trans isomerase — encoded protein: MRTAQSGDIVFIHYIGTLDNGRIFDSTTDEAPLRFTIGKNEIFPALERQIIGMRPGEARNILIAAADAYGPRRAENMLTLGRDSFPADRPISVGQKLRLEFNGSAERVMLVVEVTDAHVVLDGNHPLAGCDLTFALRLDGIENA
- a CDS encoding class I SAM-dependent rRNA methyltransferase; amino-acid sequence: MGALRCVVGPESVRMLQLGHPWIIADAYTKKWPAGSAGDLVELVDASGRFLATALLDPGERIVARVLGGKGLRLGERWLAQRLEDALELRRSHVPLEETDAYRLVNGEGDGLPGITVDRYGDYLMVQLYCGGWRPHLPELTRVLAGALKPAGIYEKTRPRNTRELEAVSDTKRYGRLLAGTSAPPRLPVRENGLTFLVELERGLNTGLFLDQRANRRQLMARTAGKRVLNLFAYTGAFSVAAAAGGASRVTSVDASPTYTDWAKAHFEANRLNPKRHEFIVGDCMDTLAELARRQERFDIVLMDPPSFSTTSKSRFTTRGGTSDLVAASLPLLAEGGLLITSSNHQKVDMADYLKELRRGALQAGSTVRVISLAGQPEDFPYPVTFPEGRYLKYVVSVKGRT
- a CDS encoding MOSC domain-containing protein: MSARVVAVCISRNKGERKTPVTGVELRENHGVVGDAHAGDWHRQVSLLAKESIDKMRAMGLDVDSGDFAENITTEGIDLPALPVGARLTVGETLLEVTQIGKECHTRCAIYYQAGDCVMPKEGIFARVLTGGAVRPGDVIVRVP
- the moaA gene encoding GTP 3',8-cyclase MoaA, coding for MELIDSFGRRINYLRLSVTDRCNLRCSYCMPAEGVEKLAHGDILSYEDLFRIARAAVAIGIEKIRITGGEPLVRKGIVPFLARIAAIEGLRQLVLTTNGLLLPEMAADLRSAGVQRLNISLDSLRADTFRAITRIGELQRVLDGIAAADAAGFPPPKINMVVMRGVNDGEVADFARLTIDRPCTVRFIEYMPATRENNWQSLTVPGREILDRISASYELEPVEKGACAGPSRDFRIRGAAGTLGVITAVSGHFCGDCNRVRVTSTGMAKSCLFSDEGFDLRPFLETSDPIILQEALRRIVGVKPERHGMSACKAEHQAFSMAKIGG
- the mobAB gene encoding bifunctional molybdenum cofactor guanylyltransferase MobA/molybdopterin-guanine dinucleotide biosynthesis adaptor protein MobB; translated protein: MDNALLSDVTGVILVGGRSRRMGRDKALLSLGGAPLVARVIEAFRRVFARTVLVGDRGERFREFGVEVISDIHPGSALGGLHTGLARAGTPYVFVAACDVPWPDSRVIAHLCSLRSGYDVVVPRTDGGFEPLFAVYGTGCLPAVERMLRQGNCRIYDFYPEVRTRQVTMAELAGLAAPERTFVNVNTPSEFEHIRQREEAPMAKAISFVAKSGTGKTTLLEKVIAELKSRGYRVGAIKHDAHRFDIDHPGKDSYRLTAAGADTMLISSPEKLAVVKKHEVSPPIEELIATYFGDVDIIITEGFKKSGLPKIEVHRRERSTTLLCRGEQHDPTLLAVASDEPLELDVPVLDLNDPKQVADFVEERFLTQRS